AGGGGGTGATCCTGGGCGGCGATGCCGGGCTCGACTGGCTCGGGATCGCCGTGGCGTTCGCGGCGGTGTTCTCGGCCGCGGCGCTGATTCTGTTTCCGTTCATCTACACAGGCGAGGAATGAGGATGACAGTCGTTCTGGCCGCCTTGGCGGCCGTGGCACTGGCCGCGGCCCAATGGTTCATCTGGGTGTACGCTCCCGTGGAAGAGACCATGGGCGTGGTGCAGAAAATCTTCTACATCCACCTGCCCATGTCCCTGTGGGCCATGGCCAGCTTCCTCGTGGTGTTCGTGGCCTCGGTGATGGTGCTCCTGGACAAGGGCGGCAAGTGGGACCGGCTGGCCGGGGCCTCCTGCGAGCTGGGCGTGGTGTTCTCCGGGCTGGCCCTGGTGACCGGGTCGCTGTGGGGCAAGCCCATCTGGAACGTCTGGTGGACCTGGGACCCCAGGCTCACCACCACCCTCATCATGTGGTTCGTGTACGCGGCCTACCTGATCCTGCGCCAGAGCGGGGTGGGGGGCGAGCGTGGCCCGGTGGTGCGCGCGGCCCTTGGCGTGGTGGCCTTCGTGGACGTCCCGCTGGTGTTCTATTCGGCGCGCAAGTGGCGCTCCATCCACCCGACCGTCTTCGGCTCCCAGGGCGGGGGGCTCGAGCCCGAGATGCTCGTGACCGTGCTTGTGAGCATCGCGGCGGTGGGGATTTTCTGGGCCGCGCTCCTTTCCCTGCGCTCCCGGCAGCTGGGCCAGGCGTCGGCCATCCGGAACGTGTTTCTGCATCAGGCGAGGTGATGTGACCCATGGGCAAGGAAAACTATCTGCTGGCGGCCAACGTGCTGGTCTGGCTCGGACTGTGCGGCTACGTGGCCTTCGTGGCCTCGCGCCAGAAGCGCCTGGAGCGCCGCTTGAAACAACTGGAAACTTTGCAAGATGACGACTGAGGCCCCCATGCGTGTGAATAAGGCCGTGCTGGCCGTGACCTTCGTCGGCCTCTTGGCCATGTTCGCGTGGTCCTTCCTGTACCGCGCCCAGAACCCTTCCCTGACCGCGGCCCTGGACACGCGCGGCGCGCAGGCTCCCGGAGGCGAGGGGGGCATGGGCGGCATGGGGTCCATGGGAGGACCGGCCATGAAGGCTGTGGTGGACGCCATGGCCAAGCTCAAGGAGAACCCCGAGGACCCCGAGGCCCTGCACCAGGCCGCCGATGCCTTCGCCGAGGCCGAGCTGTGGGACAAGGCGTCGCAGATGGCGGAAAAGGCCCTGGCCAAGAATCCCGCCGACAAGGAACTCCTGAATCTCTACGGGGTGATCCTGTTCCGCCTGGAGCGCCCTTCGGAATCGGTCAAGGCTTTCGAGGAACTGCTCAAGCTCGATCCGGCCAACGTCCACGCCCGGTTCAACCTGGGGGCGGTCTACAAGTTCGGCCTGCAGGACCCGGCCAAGGCCAGGCCCTATTTCGAGGCCGTGCAGGCCGACCCCAAGGCCGATCCCGAGATCAGGGAACAGGCCAAACAGGAACTGACGGACGGAAAGTAGGCAGACGCCCGGCCCCGGAATGCGGGGCCGGGCGTTTTTTCTTGCGCGACGTACCCGCGCAATCCGTGGCGGGCTTCTCGTTGTTCCAATACTGGAGCGGGCCGGGCCGGTTTCGTTACGCAGAGCGGAACGTTACGGAAGCGTTGCATTTTCTGCTACCTTCGTTAAATAGCTGCTTGGGCAATTGCCGGTTTTTCCTTTCTTGTGAAATCCCGGTTTCAGCAGTCCGTAGTGGCCTTGCGTTCCCTGGAACGCGACCCAAAACCCTTTTTCGGAGGTAAGGCAGGCATGAACTTCAAGCGTGGCCTGGTCATGGCTCTCGCCATGGCCGCATTCCTGGCTGTCGGCAACCTGGTCCTGGCGGCCGATGTGATCAAGATCGCCGTCCCCTCGCCCTTCACCGGCTCCGCCGCCGGATACGGCGACAACGTCAAGGCCGGCGTGGCCATGAAGATCGAAGAGGTCAACGCCAAGGGCGGCGTGAACGGCAAGATGCTCGAGGCCGTCTACTTCGACGAACAGTGCGATCCCAAGGAAGCCGCCACCGTGGGCACCAAGATCGCCGGCGACAAGGACCTGGTCGCCATCGTGGGCCACCTGTGCTCCGGTGCCCACCTGGCCGCCCTGCCCAACTACGTGCGCGTGGGCGTGCCCGCTCTCTCCCCCACCGCCACCAACGTGACCATCTCCGACAAGGGCAAGGACGCCAAGGGCCAGCCCTGGAGCTTCCGCAACGTGTACCTGGACGACTTCCAGGGCGTCTTCCTGGCCGACTACATGCTCAAGGTGCTCAACCTGAAGAAAGTGGCCGTGTTCTATGAGAACAACGACTACGGCATCGGCCTCAAGGACGCCTTCGTGAAGCAGGCCAAGGCCAACGGCCTGACCGTGGTGGGCGAGGAAGCCTACATGAAGGGCGCCACCGACTTCACCCCCCAGCTGACCAAGCTGAAGGGCTCCGCCCCCGAGGCCCTGTTCATCGCCGGCTACTACGCCGAGGGCTCCCTCATCGCCGACCAGGCCAAGAAGCTGGGCATGAGCGTGCCCAAGTTCGGCGCCGACGGCCTGGACAACGCCGACTACATCAAGCTGGCTGGTCCCGCCGGTGACAACACCTACCTGACCACCCCCTTCCTGGCCGAGACCGCCGGTCCCGACGCCAAGGCCTTCATCGACGCCTACAAGACCAAGTACAAGCGCGATGTTGACTGGATGAGCGCGAATGCGTATGACGCCGCCGGAATGATCATCGAGGCCATTTCCAAGGTCGGCCCGGACCGCGCCAAGATCCGCGAGTACCTGGCTTCCATCAATTCCAAGGAAAAGGCCTACAAGGGCATCACCGGCCTGACCTACTTCAACGAGAAGGGCGACTGCGTGAAGCCTGCCTACGTGAAGATGGTCAAGAACGGCCAGTTCGTGCCCGCCGAAAAGCAGATGACGAACTAGCCGCCACCGGCTTAAGTTGATTCGAAACAGGCTGGATGACCGTCCAGCCTGTTTCTTTTCATAAGATTTCCGCATATACGACGCGGATCGCGGGCGCGGGGGGCCTGAATCTTCCCCCACGCCGGTCCACGCGGCGGCGCCGGGTCCCGGCTCGCCAACACAATTGGTTCGGAGAAGGCCGTGTTCGAACAACAACTCTTCAATGGCTTGACCCTGGGGCTTATCTACGCGCTCATCGCCGTGGGCTACACCATGGTCTACGGCGTCATCGAGCTCATCAACTTCGCCCACGGCGAAGTGTACATGCTCGGGGCGTTTCTGTGCATCACCTTCATCCAGGGCCTGGGCATCCCCCTGTTCCCGGCCATCGCCCTCTCCATGGCCTGCTGCGCGGCCATAGGCGTGTTCATCGACCAGATCGCCTACAAGCCCCTGCGCAAGGCCCCGCGCCTGGCCGCCCTCATCACGGCCATCGGCGTCTCCATCTTTCTGCAGAACATCGCCATGATCATCTGGGGATCGCGCCCGGTGCCCTTCACCCGGTCCGCCGTTCCCGCCGCCTTCAGCGAAACGGCCTTCACCCTGGGCTCGGTCAACGTCTCGGGCCTGCAGGTCTTCATCTACGCCGCGACCATCGCCATGATGGTGGGCCTCACCCTCATCATCAACAAGACCAAGGTGGGCACGGCCATGCGCGCCCTGGCCCAGAACCCGGTCAGCGCGGCGCTCATGGGCATCAACGTCAACCGGGTCATCTCCTTCACCTTCGCCCTGGGCTCGAGCCTGGGCGCGGTGGCCGGCATCCTGGTGGGCATGTATTACAACACCCTCTCCGCCACCATGGGCTACAACGCGGGCGTCAAGGCGTTCGCCGCGGCGGTGCTGGGCGGCATCGGCTCGGTGCCCGGAGCCATGCTCGGCGGCGTTGTGCTGGGCGTGGCCGAAACCCTGGGAGCGGGCTACGTCTCCTCCCAATACCGGGACGGCCTGGGCTACGCGGTCATGATCGCGGTCATTCTGCTTCGTCCCTCGGGCCTGCTCGGCAAGAGCGTGGCCCAGAAGGCCTAGGAGGGCGGACATGTCAGGAAACAAAACCGCAATCAAACTGCTCGGGCTGGCCGCCCTGCTGGCCTTCCCGATGCTGCCGGTCAGCAGCGAATACGTGATGCACGTAGCCGTGCTCATCATGGTCTACGCCGTGCTGGCCATGGGGCTCAACGTCCTGCCCGGATTCTGCAACCTGCTGGACCTCGGCTACGTGGGCTTCTACGGCATCGGGGCCTACACGGCGGGCATCCTGGCCCTCAACCACAACGTCAGCTTCTGGATCATCGTACCTGGGGCCGTGGCCATTGGAGCCTTGTGCGGCATGCTGCGCGGCGCTCCGACGCTCAGGCTCTCCGGCGACTACTTCGCCATCGTGACCTTCGGGTTCACCGAACTGGTGGTGCTCTTCCTCACCAACGAGATATGGCTCACGCGCGGTCCCCTGGGCCTGCCGGGCATCCCCCCCATCGGCCTGAGCCTGGAGTTCCTGGGCATCGACTGGCGCTACGACTTCCTGAGCGAGATTCCCTACTACTATCTTGGACTGGTCATGGTGGGCGCGGTCTATGTGGTCATGTGCCGCATCGAGGACTCGCGCCTGGGCCGGGCCTGGCTGGCCATCAAGGAAGACCCCCTGGCCGCAGCCAGCTGCGGCATCAACCTCATGGCCTACAAGACCGTGGCCTTCGCCTTCTCCGCCGGCGTCGGCGCCCTGGCCGGCTGCTTCATGGCCCAGTGGTCCATGTTCCTGGCCCCGGACGTGTTCAAGTTCTGGGAGTCCTTCCTGGTGCTGTGCATGATCGTGCTGGGCGGCCTCGGCAACATCAACGGGGCCATCGTGGGCGCCGTGGTGCTCATCGCCCTGGGCGAGATCCTGCGCGTGGTGCTGCCCAAGTTCGGGCTCCCCGCCGAGACGCGGTTTCTGGTCTACGGCCTCATCATGATTCTCATCATGCGCTTCAAGCCCGGCGGCTTCTTCCCGGCCATCGCCGCCACCAGCAAGAAGAGCAGGCTCATTTTGGACCTCAAGGCCAGGCTTCAGGCCGAGAGGGCGGGGTAGGGCATGGACACCATTCTCAAGATCGACGGCGTGAGCAAACGCTTCGGCGGCCTCCTGGCCCTGGCCGACGTGAGCTTCGATGTGGCCAAGGGCCGCATCCTGGGCCTCATCGGCCCCAACGGCGCGGGCAAGACCACCATGTTCAACTGCATCGCGGGCATCTACAAGCCCACCGAAGGCCAGATCGTTTTCGACAAGGACGGCGGCCCGGCGGACGTGAGCGGCTCGCGTCCCGAGCAGATGACCCAGATGGGCGTGGCCCGCACCTTCCAGAACATCCGGCTCTTCGGCTCGCTGCCGGTGCTGGACAACGTGCGCATCGGCCGCCACTGCCGCGCGGACCAGGGATTCTGGGGCGCGGTGCTGCGCACCAAGGCCCAGAAGGCCGAAGAAAAGCTCCTGGTGGAGCAAAGCATGGAGTACCTGGACTTCGTGGGCCTGAAAAACAAGGCCCTGGACCTCTCCAGCTCCCTCTCCTACGGCGACCAGCGCCGCCTGGAGATCGCCCGGGCCCTGGCCAGCGAGCCCAAGCTCCTGCTGCTGGACGAACCCGCCGCGGGCATGAACCCCCAGGAGACCGCGTCCCTGGTGGACCTCATACACGCCATCCTGGAAAAGGACGTCACCGTGGTCCTCATCGAACACGACATGAAGCTGGTCATGAGCATCTGCGAACATCTGGTGGTTCTTGACCACGGGGTCAAGATCGCCGAGGGCGGCCCGCGCGAGATCAGGGAAAACCCGGAGGTCATCGAGGCCTACCTGGGCAGGGGGGCGGCCCATGCTTAGTCTTACCGGCATCAACACCTATTACGGTTCCATACACGCCTTGAAGGGCGTGACGCTCACCGTGAACCAGGGCGAGATCGTCACCCTGATCGGCGCCAACGGCGCGGGCAAGACCACCACGCTCATGAGCATCTCCGGCGTGACCCAGCCCAAGCAGGGCGCAATCGAGTTCCTGGGCGAGGACATCACCAAGCTCTCCACGGAAAAGATCGTGGCCAAGGGCATCACCCAGGTGCCCGAGGGGCGCATGATCTTTCCGCGCCTCACGGTGCGCGAAAACCTGCTCATGGGAGCCTATCTTCGCAACGACAAGGACGGCGTGAAGGCGGACGAGGAGAAGGTCTACGAGCTTTTCCCCAAGCTTTTGGAGCGCTCCAAGCAGCACGGCGGAACGCTCTCCGGCGGCGAGCAGCAGATGCTTGCAATCGGACGCGCCCTCATGGCAAGACCCAAGGTGCTGCTCCTCGACGAGCCGAGCCTGGGGCTCGCGCCCATCGTGGTGGAGAACATCTTCGAGATCATCCAGCGCATCAACCGGGAAGGCGTGACCATCCTGCTCGTGGAGCAGAACGCGCAGATGGCCCTGCACATCGCCCACCGTGGATACGTGCTTGAAACCGGCGTGGTCACCCTTGAGGGGCCCGCCAAAGACCTGCTTGAAAACCCCAAGGTTCGCTCTGCGTACCTCGGACTCGACTAATCCGCCTCTGGAGGGCGTATGGACGACAAGATTACCGGCCTGGGCCTCACCTTCGACGACGTATTGCTGATTCCCGCCTATTCGGAGGTCCTGCCCGATCAGGTGGACGTCTCCACCTCGCTCACTCCGGAGATCCGGCTGAACATCCCGCTTCTTTCGGCGGCCATGGACACCGTCACCGAGTCGCGCATGGCCATCTCCATGGCCCGCAACGGCGGCGCTGGCGTCATCCACAAGAACATGTCCGTGGCCCAGCAGAAGCTCGAGGTCGAGAAGGTCAAGAAGAGCGAGTCGGGCATGATCATCGACCCGGTGACCGTGCACCCGGACATGACCGTGGCCGACGCCCTGAAGGTCATGGCCGAGTTTTCCATCTCCGGGCTGCCCGTGGTGGAGAACGACGGCCTGGTGGGCATCGTCACCAACCGCGACGTGCGCTTCGTGGACGACGACGTCACCAAGGTGCGCGACGTCATGACCAGCGAGAAGCTGATCACGGTGCCCGTGGGCACGCCCCTGGAGATCGCCAAGGAGCACCTGCACGAGCACCGCATCGAGAAGCTTTTGGTGGTGGACGAGAACAAGAAGCTCAAGGGCCTCATCACCATCAAGGACATCGACAAGATTCAGAAGTACCCCAACGCCTGCAAGGACCCCCTGGGACGCCTGCGTGTGGGCGGGGCCATCGGCGTGGGCCAGGGCCGAGAGGAGCGCGTGGAGGCCCTGCTCGAGGCCGGGTGCGACTTCATCGTCCTGGATTCGGCCCACGGCCACACCAAAAACATCATCACCGCCGTGGAGGCCATCCGCTCCCAGTTTCCCACCATCCAGCTGATCGCCGGAAACGTGGGCACCTACGACGGGGCCAAGGCCCTCATCAAGGCCGGGGCGGACGCCGTGAAGGTGGGCATCGGACCCGGTTCCATCTGCACCACCCGCATTGTGGCCGGCGTGGGCGTGCCCCAGATCACGGCCATCATGGAAGCCGTGCGAGCAGCCCGCGAGGCGGGCAAGTGCTGCATAGCCGACGGCGGCATCAAGTTCTCCGGCGACGTGGTCAAGGCCATCGCCGCCGGGGCCGACACGGTCATGATGGGCTCCATGTTCGCCGGAACCGAGGAAAGCCCGGGCGAGACCATTCTCTACCAGGGCCGCACCTACAAGATCTATCGCGGCATGGGCTCCATCGACGCCATGCGCGAGGGCAGCGCCGACCGCTACTCCCAGGACAACAAGTCCAACAAGCTGGTGCCCGAGGGCATCGTGGGCAGGGTGCCCTTCAAGGGGCACGTGGCCGAGTCCATCTACCAGATGGTGGGCGGGCTGCGCTCCGGCATGGGCTACGTGGGCGTTTCGACCATCAAGGAACTGCAGGTGAAGCCCCGCTTCACCCGCATCTCCCCGGCGGGGCTGCGCGAATCCCACGTCCATGACGTGATCATCACCAAGGAATCCCCCAACTACAGGGTGGAGAGTTACTGATGCAACACAACGACACTGTCGTCATCCTGGACTTCGGCTCCCAGTACACCCAGCTCATCGCGCGCCGCGTGCGCGAGGCCGGGGTCTACTCGGAAATCCATCCCTGCACCTTGAGCGCCGACAAGCTCAAGGCCATCGCCCCCAAGGCGGTCATCCTCTCCGGCGGACCGGCCAGCGTGCGCGACGTGGATTCCCCCCAGCTGGACCCCGCCGTGCTCGAGCTCGGCGTGCCGGTGCTGGGCATCTGCTACGGCATGCAGCTCCTGGCCAACACCCTGCCCGGAGGCGCGGTGGCCTCTGCCAAGGAGCGCGAATACGGCCGGGCCGAGCTGAGCTTTTCGGGCAAGAGCCCCCTCTGGGAAGGCATCGAGGCCGCCGGGGCGCACACGGTCTGGATGTCCCACGGCGACCACGTGGTCTCCATCCCGGACGGGTTCGAGGTCATCGCCCGCACGGGCAGCGTCGAGGCCGCGGCCATGCAGGACGCATCCCGGAACATCTACGCCCTGCAGTTCCACCCCGAAGTGGCCCACACCGAGGACGGCGTGGCCATCCTGAACAACTTCCTGTTCAAGATCGCCAACGTGGGCACCGGCTGGACCATGGCCAGCTACGTGGAATCCGAAGTGGCGGCCCTGCGCGAGAAGCTGGGGGACGACCACGTGGTCTGCGCGCTCTCGGGCGGCGTGGACTCCACGGTGGTGGCGGTGCTCCTGCACAAGGCCATCGGCAAGCGCCTGCACTGCATCTTCGTGGACAACGGCGTGCTGCGCCTGCACGAGGGCGAGGAAGTCGTCAACTACCTGCGTGAGCACTTCGACCTGAACCTCAAGTACGTCCAGGCCCAGGACCGCTTCCTGGACCGCCTGGAGGGCGTCGAGGACCCGGAGAAGAAGCGCAAGATCATCGGCCACACCTTCATCGAGGTCTTCGAGGAAGAGGCCAAGGCCATCCCCGGCGTGAAGTGGCTGGCCCAGGGCACCCTGTACCCGGACGTGATCGAGTCCGTGAGCTTCAAGGGCGGCCCCAGCGTGGTCATCAAGAGCCACCACAACGTGGGCGGCCTGCCCGAGAAGATGGACCTCAAGCTGGTGGAGCCCCTGCGCGAACTCTTCAAGGACGAGGTGCGCAAGGTGGCCTACGAGCTGGGCATGCCGGAAAGCATCATCTGGCGCCATCCCTTCCCGGGACCGGGCCTGGCCATCCGCATCATCGGGGCCATCACCCGCGAGCGCCTGGACATCCTGCGCCGCGCCGACAAGATCGTGCAGGCCGAGCTTCTGGCCTCGGACTGGTACCGCAAGGTCTGGCAGGGATTCGCGGTGCTCCTGCCGCTCAAGACCGTGGGCGTCATGGGCGACGACCGCACCTACGAGAACGTGTGCGCGCTGCGCATCGTGGACTCCCTGGACGCCATGACCGCCGACTGGTCGCGCGTGCCCACGGACATCCTGGCGCGCATCTCCAACCGCATCATCAACGAGGTCAAGGGAATCAACCGGGTCGTGCTGGACATCTCCTCCAAGCCGCCCGCGACCATCGAATGGGAGTAAGCGCATGTTCGGCATCGGCTCCACCGAGTTCCTGGTCATCCTGGTGGTGGCCCTGGTGCTCATCGGGCCCCAGAAGCTGCCCGAGCTTTTGAAGGCCGTCGGCAAGGGCATCAACGAGTTCAGGCGCATGAGTTCCGACGTGCGCAGCACCCTTGAACGCGAGATCGAAAGGGCCGACGAGGCCAAGCGCATCGAGGAGACCAAGAAGGAGCTGTTCGGCGACGCTCCGGCCCAGCCTGAGGAGGCCCAGGCGGCCACCGCCGTCCCTGAGGCGGCCGCGCAGCCCCAGGCCGACGCGGCCCCGCAGGCCGCGCCCGCGCCCGCCGCCGTTGCCGAAACGCCCGGGAACGGGCATGATGCATCCGGCCAGCCTGCGGCGCAGGCCGCGGCCGACCAACAGGCGCAACCGGCCGAAGCCGGACACGCGGCCCCCGTTCAGGCCGCCAAACCGGAAGCTCCGGCCCAGGAAAAGAGCCATGCGTAAAGCCCGGATCACCCGCACCACCAAGGAAACCTCCATCGAGCTGGAACTCGAGCTCGACGGCCAGGGCACGGCGGAAGTTTCCACGGGGGTCGGATTCGCCGACCACATGCTGACCCTGCTGGCCTTCTGGTCCGGCATGGATATCAAGCTCTTCTGCAAGGGCGACCTGCACGTGGACGCGCACCACACCCTGGAGGACATCGGCCTGTGCCTGGGGCAGGCCCTTTGCGACGCCCTCGGCGACAAGGCCGGGATCAACAGGGTGGGGCATGCCCGCTTCCCCCTGGACGAGGCGCTCTCCGAGGCCGTGGTTGACCTCTCCGGCCGGGCCTATCTGGTCTACGAGGACGGCCTGCTGCCGGCTCAGGTGGCTGGCGAGGAAAAGGATGTCTGGCGGGAGTTCTTCAAATCCCTGGCCTTCAAGGGCCAGATGAACCTGCACGTCCGCATGCTCTACGGCAAGAACGCACACCACCTGCTGGAGTCGTCCTTCAAGGCGCTCGGGGTGGCGCTGCGCCAGGCCGTGGCGCGTGAGAGGGCCGGGGTGCCCAGCACCAAAGGGAGCCTAGGCTGATGCGTTCCAACCGCGCGATCATCGTTCTTCTGGTCCTGTCCGTCGTTTTCGCTTCCGCCTGCCAGCGCCGCAAGCCCCAGGTGGAGCCCAAGATGAACCCCCAGTTCACCGTGGCCGTAGCTCCGTTCACCGTGGCCCACGAACCCTGGGAACTGCTGAGCGGGTACATGCCCGAGCGAGTCATGGCCCCCAAGGCCGACGCCCTGGACGACCTGGACTCCATCCTGGCCAAGGCCATGAAGATCACCCCCGAGCGCAACATCATCGCCGGGACCAAGGCGAAGTCCTGCGCGGACTCCGTGCGGCGCGCCCCCGAGGCCAGCAGGATGGCCACCCTCAAGTACTGGCAGGAAGTGGGCAAGTGTCTGGACGCCCAGTACCTGCTGGTGCCCGTGGCCGTGCACTGGAAGGAGCGCGAAGGCTCCGCCGCCGGGTCCACAAGCCCCGCCTGGGTCATCCTTGACCTGTATCTGGTCAACGTGAAGACCGGCGGAATTACGAACCACTTCCACTACGACTACCAGCAGCAGGCCCTTACGGACAACATTCTCGAAATGGACAAGTTCTTCAAGCGCAAGGGCCAGTGGGTCACTGCCGAGGACCTCGCCCGCGAAGGCATCGAGAAGGGCCTCAAGGAGTTCGGGCTGTGATTCTGTACCCGGCCATCGACATCAAGGATGGCCAGTGCGTACGCCTCAAGCAGGGGCTGGCCGACCAGGTGACGGTGTTCGACCCGGACCCGGTCAGCGCCGCCGGGCACTGGCTGGACAAGGGGGCCAAAGCCCTGCACGTGGTGGACCTGGATGGGGCCTTCGAGGGCGTGCCCGCCAACAAGGATCTCGTGGCGGCCATCTGCAGGCGCGCCGGGAACGTCCCGGTGCAGCTGGGAGGCGGCATCCGCGATCTGGCCACGGCCAAGGCATACGTCGCGGCGGGCGTTTCGCGCCTGCTCATAGGCACCATGGCCCTGGCCGACCCTGACCGGTTCGGGGAGCTCTGCGCGGCCCTGCCCGGCAAGGTGTGCGTGTCCCTGGACGCCGACGGCGGCCGCCTCAAGACCAAGGGGTGGGTGGAGGACTCGGGCCTCACCGTGGACGACGTGCTGCCCCGCCTGGAAGCCCAGGGCACGGCTTGTCTCGTCTATACCGACATCAGCCGCGACGGCATGCAGTCGGGGGTGAACATTCCGGCCATGGAGGCGCTGCTGTCCAAGACGAAGCTGCCGGTCATCGCGGCCGGGGGCGTGGCCACCCTGGACGACCTCAAGGCCCTGGCACCGCTTGCCGCCAAGGGGCTGCACGGTGTGATCAGCGGCCGGGCCATCTACACCGGGACGCTCGATTTCACCAAGGCCATGGCCTGGCTCGAGAACGGTCGATCCTGACATCTCGTTACCGTTCTGCTCCTTCTCTAGGCCACCCCTTGCGGGGTGGCCTTTTTTGTTTCGGCGAGTGGATTGTTTTCGTTGAATTATATACGTCTTAACGATACTATGGGCGCGTAATTCAGAACGGGAAGGGAGTAGCCAATGCGTGTTTTCATGCCGGTTGTTGTGGTTCTCTTGGCCGTGGCCCTTGGCGCATGCGTCGACAAGACAGTCATGAAAGAACATGCGGTCATCGAGGTTCCCGACGGGAAGGAGACCAAGAGCATCAATCTGGGCAAGATGGTGGTGAAGGTGCCTCGCGGCCAGGTCATAGGCCAGCTCAAGGCAGGGTTCGCCTGTTTCGTCGTTGGACAGAAGACCTGGAGGGGCGGCAGCAGAGGCGCGGGTGATTCGGAATTCTCCTCCATCTTTTTCGAGGAGCTCAAGCGAAACAACTACAATGTGGTCGGAGACCCCACCGACCTGTTCGGCTCGAAAAGCCCGGCAGCCGAAATCTCCGTGGGCGGACTCATTACCTCCATTGCCTCCGACGTCTGCTATCCCAACGCCAACGCCTACTTCATGGACAAGATGAACGGCCGCAGCAAGGCGAGCATAAGCGTGGAATGGCAAGTCTACTCCAATATGGACAAGAAGGTGATCTTCAAAACGGCCTCAACGGGGGAAGCTGAGCGCAATTTCTCGGACGGCAACGCAGATGAGGTGATGTATCTGGCCTTCACCAGCGCCGTGCAGGGGTTGCTCGCGGACAAGCAGTTCCTGGATGCGGTCATGGACGCGGGGAAGGGCTCCGGCAACATGGGCGGATTGACCGACGCGACGCAGGCCAATCCGCCGGCAGC
The window above is part of the Fundidesulfovibrio terrae genome. Proteins encoded here:
- a CDS encoding ABC transporter substrate-binding protein, giving the protein MNFKRGLVMALAMAAFLAVGNLVLAADVIKIAVPSPFTGSAAGYGDNVKAGVAMKIEEVNAKGGVNGKMLEAVYFDEQCDPKEAATVGTKIAGDKDLVAIVGHLCSGAHLAALPNYVRVGVPALSPTATNVTISDKGKDAKGQPWSFRNVYLDDFQGVFLADYMLKVLNLKKVAVFYENNDYGIGLKDAFVKQAKANGLTVVGEEAYMKGATDFTPQLTKLKGSAPEALFIAGYYAEGSLIADQAKKLGMSVPKFGADGLDNADYIKLAGPAGDNTYLTTPFLAETAGPDAKAFIDAYKTKYKRDVDWMSANAYDAAGMIIEAISKVGPDRAKIREYLASINSKEKAYKGITGLTYFNEKGDCVKPAYVKMVKNGQFVPAEKQMTN
- a CDS encoding ABC transporter ATP-binding protein — protein: MLSLTGINTYYGSIHALKGVTLTVNQGEIVTLIGANGAGKTTTLMSISGVTQPKQGAIEFLGEDITKLSTEKIVAKGITQVPEGRMIFPRLTVRENLLMGAYLRNDKDGVKADEEKVYELFPKLLERSKQHGGTLSGGEQQMLAIGRALMARPKVLLLDEPSLGLAPIVVENIFEIIQRINREGVTILLVEQNAQMALHIAHRGYVLETGVVTLEGPAKDLLENPKVRSAYLGLD
- a CDS encoding branched-chain amino acid ABC transporter permease — encoded protein: MFEQQLFNGLTLGLIYALIAVGYTMVYGVIELINFAHGEVYMLGAFLCITFIQGLGIPLFPAIALSMACCAAIGVFIDQIAYKPLRKAPRLAALITAIGVSIFLQNIAMIIWGSRPVPFTRSAVPAAFSETAFTLGSVNVSGLQVFIYAATIAMMVGLTLIINKTKVGTAMRALAQNPVSAALMGINVNRVISFTFALGSSLGAVAGILVGMYYNTLSATMGYNAGVKAFAAAVLGGIGSVPGAMLGGVVLGVAETLGAGYVSSQYRDGLGYAVMIAVILLRPSGLLGKSVAQKA
- a CDS encoding branched-chain amino acid ABC transporter permease, producing the protein MSGNKTAIKLLGLAALLAFPMLPVSSEYVMHVAVLIMVYAVLAMGLNVLPGFCNLLDLGYVGFYGIGAYTAGILALNHNVSFWIIVPGAVAIGALCGMLRGAPTLRLSGDYFAIVTFGFTELVVLFLTNEIWLTRGPLGLPGIPPIGLSLEFLGIDWRYDFLSEIPYYYLGLVMVGAVYVVMCRIEDSRLGRAWLAIKEDPLAAASCGINLMAYKTVAFAFSAGVGALAGCFMAQWSMFLAPDVFKFWESFLVLCMIVLGGLGNINGAIVGAVVLIALGEILRVVLPKFGLPAETRFLVYGLIMILIMRFKPGGFFPAIAATSKKSRLILDLKARLQAERAG
- a CDS encoding tetratricopeptide repeat protein, with amino-acid sequence MRVNKAVLAVTFVGLLAMFAWSFLYRAQNPSLTAALDTRGAQAPGGEGGMGGMGSMGGPAMKAVVDAMAKLKENPEDPEALHQAADAFAEAELWDKASQMAEKALAKNPADKELLNLYGVILFRLERPSESVKAFEELLKLDPANVHARFNLGAVYKFGLQDPAKARPYFEAVQADPKADPEIREQAKQELTDGK
- a CDS encoding CcmD family protein; the encoded protein is MGKENYLLAANVLVWLGLCGYVAFVASRQKRLERRLKQLETLQDDD
- the guaB gene encoding IMP dehydrogenase, with translation MDDKITGLGLTFDDVLLIPAYSEVLPDQVDVSTSLTPEIRLNIPLLSAAMDTVTESRMAISMARNGGAGVIHKNMSVAQQKLEVEKVKKSESGMIIDPVTVHPDMTVADALKVMAEFSISGLPVVENDGLVGIVTNRDVRFVDDDVTKVRDVMTSEKLITVPVGTPLEIAKEHLHEHRIEKLLVVDENKKLKGLITIKDIDKIQKYPNACKDPLGRLRVGGAIGVGQGREERVEALLEAGCDFIVLDSAHGHTKNIITAVEAIRSQFPTIQLIAGNVGTYDGAKALIKAGADAVKVGIGPGSICTTRIVAGVGVPQITAIMEAVRAAREAGKCCIADGGIKFSGDVVKAIAAGADTVMMGSMFAGTEESPGETILYQGRTYKIYRGMGSIDAMREGSADRYSQDNKSNKLVPEGIVGRVPFKGHVAESIYQMVGGLRSGMGYVGVSTIKELQVKPRFTRISPAGLRESHVHDVIITKESPNYRVESY
- a CDS encoding ABC transporter ATP-binding protein; this encodes MDTILKIDGVSKRFGGLLALADVSFDVAKGRILGLIGPNGAGKTTMFNCIAGIYKPTEGQIVFDKDGGPADVSGSRPEQMTQMGVARTFQNIRLFGSLPVLDNVRIGRHCRADQGFWGAVLRTKAQKAEEKLLVEQSMEYLDFVGLKNKALDLSSSLSYGDQRRLEIARALASEPKLLLLDEPAAGMNPQETASLVDLIHAILEKDVTVVLIEHDMKLVMSICEHLVVLDHGVKIAEGGPREIRENPEVIEAYLGRGAAHA
- the ccsA gene encoding cytochrome c biogenesis protein CcsA, whose protein sequence is MTVVLAALAAVALAAAQWFIWVYAPVEETMGVVQKIFYIHLPMSLWAMASFLVVFVASVMVLLDKGGKWDRLAGASCELGVVFSGLALVTGSLWGKPIWNVWWTWDPRLTTTLIMWFVYAAYLILRQSGVGGERGPVVRAALGVVAFVDVPLVFYSARKWRSIHPTVFGSQGGGLEPEMLVTVLVSIAAVGIFWAALLSLRSRQLGQASAIRNVFLHQAR